In the Carassius auratus strain Wakin chromosome 50, ASM336829v1, whole genome shotgun sequence genome, one interval contains:
- the LOC113066459 gene encoding beta-1,3-galactosyl-O-glycosyl-glycoprotein beta-1,6-N-acetylglucosaminyltransferase 3-like encodes MGLNNQRFMKIIPILSVSITMFVIVLNYQGQGINCPHKEESVFNNLLKQDAGELQACSAIIQGDMDGVDKEAFRKLLASKKRKSQLSESFYLNATKDCPSYIRDRGFLTVSLSKEEKDFPIAYSMVIHEKIEMFERLLRAIYTPHNVYCVHVDQKSPEIFKQAVRAIASCLTNVFVASKLESVIYASWSRVQADINCMQDLLKSPVQWKYLLNTCGTDFPIKTNTEMVQSLKHLNGKNSLESEDVKGKHWRWQYHHNVTDVVTRTDVKKSPPPIKSPMFSGNAYLVVSREFVGHIFKSKEIQNLMEWEKDTYSPDEHMWATLQRMPSVPGSNPPNIKYQQSDMNAIARLVKWSYHEGDLNSGAPYPPCTGIHRRAVCVYGAGDLKWIVQQHHLLANKFDPEVDDVAIKCMEAFLRYKAIYGRSLLTVKKSDIIL; translated from the coding sequence ATGGGACTTAACAATCAGAGGTTTATGAAAATAATCCCCATCCTTTCTGTGAGTATAACCATGTTTGTCATCGTGCTGAACTATCAAGGACAAGGGATAAATTGCCCTCATAAGGAAGAGTCAGTCTTCAATAACTTACTAAAGCAAGATGCTGGAGAACTACAAGCTTGTTCTGCTATTATCCAAGGAGACATGGATGGAGTGGACAAGGAGGCTTTCAGGAAACTCCTGGcctctaaaaaaagaaaatcccagCTATCAGAGTCATTCTATCTCAATGCAACCAAGGATTGTCCATCCTACATCAGAGACAGAGGATTTCTGACTGTTTCTCTCAGTAAAGAGGAGAAAGATTTCCCCATTGCTTACTCCATGGTGATCCATGAGAAGATTGAGATGTTTGAAAGGCTCCTGAGAGCCATTTACACTCCTCACAATGTGTACTGCGTTCACGTGGACCAGAAGTCTCCTGAGATCTTTAAACAAGCAGTAAGAGCCATTGCATCCTGCCTGACCAATGTATTTGTGGCCAGCAAACTGGAGAGTGTGATTTACGCCTCCTGGTCTCGAGTTCAAGCGGACATCAACTGCATGCAAGATCTGCTCAAGTCACCTGTCCAGTGGAAGTATCTGCTCAACACCTGTGGAACTGATTTCCccattaaaaccaatacagaAATGGTCCAGTCTCTAAAACACCTGAATGGAAAGAACAGTTTGGAGTCCGAGGATGTAAAGGGCAAACATTGGCGCTGGCAGTATCATCACAATGTTACGGACGTTGTGACTAGGACAGATGTCAAAAAGTCGCCTCCACCAATAAAGAGCCCCATGTTCTCAGGAAATGCTTACTTAGTGGTTTCAAGAGAGTTTGTGGGGCACATCTTCAAAAGCAAAGAGATTCAAAACTTAATGGAATGGGAGAAAGACACGTACAGTCCAGATGAGCACATGTGGGCTACGTTACAGCGGATGCCTTCAGTACCAGGATCCAATCCTCCAAACATCAAGTACCAACAATCGGACATGAACGCGATTGCTCGTCTGGTGAAGTGGAGTTACCATGAAGGAGATCTAAACAGTGGAGCTCCCTACCCACCATGCACTGGGATACATAGACGGGCAGTTTGTGTCTATGGAGCTGGAGACTTGAAATGGATTGTGCAGCAACACCATCTTTTGGCAAACAAATTTGATCCAGAAGTAGATGATGTAGCAATCAAATGTATGGAGGCATTTTTAAGGTACAAAGCTATTTATGGTCGATCATTATTAACAGTTAAAAAATCtgacattattttataa